GTACCTCGGATCTCCTTCGAAGGGCTTTCCGTCCGGGGTGTAAACGTCGCAGATTATCCTGGCGCTCTTAACTCCGTCCTTCGTCCAGGGAAGGATCGCGAGGGTTGAGAGATCCGGAACCAAGTACATATCGGATTCCTCTATCCTCACAAAGCCTTCGACCGAAGAGCCGTCGAAGAGCATTCCGTTGTCTATGACCTCTGGAAGCTCGCTTGAGGGTATCTCGACGTTCTTCACGGTCCCGTTTATGTCGGTGAACTGAAGCCTTATGAAAGAGACCTTTTCCTTCTTTATTGTTTCGAGAACTTCCTCTTTCGTCACACCAATCACCTCACTTCAAAAGATTCAGAATGAGGCCGTTTATTTCTCCAACCCTCGCGGCTATATTCAAGGTGGGTCTTTCGGAAGAGAAAAGGGCATGGGCGAGCTCTTCTAATTTCTCGTTGACTTTCTCGACGACGACGTGGAGCTTCGGCTGGCTGGTCTCTAAATCCATCTTCCCCGAAACTCTGTACATTTTCTTCTCGACGAGCTTTAAAAACTTTTTGATCCTCTCTTTGTAGATCTCCAAATTCCTCGGAGTTGGGGACCTCGCGAGCTCGTTTCCAGCCTCTATTATCCCTTCGACGAGCTCTTGAATTTTCTTTTCGAGCTCTTCAGCCTCGGCATCGCTCAGAACCTCGAAGAAACTCTTCTCCTCAACGCTTTTGTATCTTCTTCCCTTCTTCTTCGAAGCTTTCTTCTTCTCCTCCACTTTCCCGCTCTTCAAATCCCCATCCCCCAGGGGGTTTATCCTCACCCTTCCAGCCTCCTCGGTTTTACGACAATAGTCTTCTGTCTAGTGTATATTACCA
The genomic region above belongs to Thermococcus sp. and contains:
- a CDS encoding YaaR family protein — its product is MRINPLGDGDLKSGKVEEKKKASKKKGRRYKSVEEKSFFEVLSDAEAEELEKKIQELVEGIIEAGNELARSPTPRNLEIYKERIKKFLKLVEKKMYRVSGKMDLETSQPKLHVVVEKVNEKLEELAHALFSSERPTLNIAARVGEINGLILNLLK